The Caballeronia sp. TF1N1 genome includes a window with the following:
- a CDS encoding GntR family transcriptional regulator: protein MAEARTAEAISKPREKSTATVYQRIREMILRNELRPGTQLLEQELVQMFGVSRTPVREALIRLQNEHLVQIIPRHGVRVRNVSMADLEEVFQVQTSLEATAVAAVASRKPSARDIKPLEKSCADMERAFAKDDRDAWAAACELFYAHLVEMSDNPRLAQIVGECADQVRRVRELTLKLIKLDDASTSVLRDVITALRNGDATNAEMLCREHRARSLQTQIEALQRYRILDV, encoded by the coding sequence ATGGCTGAAGCCCGGACCGCCGAAGCGATCAGCAAGCCGCGAGAAAAATCGACCGCTACGGTCTATCAGAGAATTCGCGAGATGATCCTGCGCAACGAGCTGCGCCCGGGTACGCAATTGCTCGAGCAAGAACTGGTACAAATGTTCGGCGTAAGCCGCACACCCGTTCGCGAGGCGCTCATCAGACTGCAAAACGAACATCTCGTACAGATCATTCCACGTCACGGTGTGCGCGTGCGCAATGTGTCGATGGCGGATCTCGAAGAAGTTTTCCAGGTGCAGACAAGTCTCGAAGCAACTGCGGTGGCAGCAGTCGCTTCGCGCAAACCAAGCGCGCGTGATATCAAACCACTCGAAAAATCCTGCGCGGATATGGAGCGCGCTTTTGCTAAAGACGATCGCGATGCGTGGGCGGCGGCATGCGAGCTTTTCTATGCGCACCTCGTCGAAATGAGCGACAACCCGAGGCTGGCGCAAATAGTCGGTGAATGTGCCGATCAAGTGCGCCGCGTGCGCGAACTCACGCTAAAGCTCATCAAGCTTGACGACGCAAGCACCAGCGTCCTGCGCGATGTCATCACCGCGTTGCGAAATGGCGATGCCACGAATGCCGAAATGCTTTGCCGTGAACATCGCGCACGGAGCCTTCAAACGCAGATCGAAGCCCTGCAACGCTACCGGATTCTCGACGTGTGA
- a CDS encoding glutaredoxin domain-containing protein gives MEAEVAQATRIRVFWQPGCSSCLRTKEFLTRQGIEYESIDVHNDPEGRAALLALGARSVPVVALGQKYTFCQSINDVIRFLDLKTTAAPPLPPEQLVAKLAHVLESNARYARQFGLEHFRKPFRNRNRTPAGLTFHVFRVAEMGVQAAHQIELRFEGFDDVPPDNWTAEDIARWGESVRVELLKWWEQETDRTLAYDVPTYYGRRSMHEVLERTAWHSAQHTRQVMLMLESGGVTVDRPLSADDLGGLPLPDEVWDR, from the coding sequence ATGGAAGCCGAAGTCGCTCAAGCCACGCGTATCCGCGTGTTCTGGCAACCGGGATGTTCGTCGTGTCTGCGGACCAAGGAATTTCTCACGCGTCAGGGTATCGAATACGAATCGATTGACGTGCATAACGATCCGGAAGGCCGCGCGGCGCTCTTGGCGCTTGGTGCACGTAGCGTTCCGGTGGTCGCGCTCGGGCAGAAATACACGTTTTGCCAATCCATCAACGACGTCATCCGTTTTCTCGATCTCAAGACCACGGCAGCGCCGCCGTTGCCTCCCGAACAGCTCGTCGCAAAGCTCGCGCACGTACTCGAGTCGAACGCGCGTTATGCGAGGCAGTTCGGTCTTGAGCATTTTCGAAAGCCGTTTCGTAATCGCAACCGCACGCCGGCTGGTTTGACGTTTCACGTATTTCGCGTCGCCGAAATGGGTGTGCAAGCCGCGCATCAGATTGAACTGCGCTTCGAGGGCTTTGACGATGTGCCGCCTGACAATTGGACCGCAGAAGACATCGCGCGTTGGGGAGAAAGCGTGCGCGTCGAACTACTAAAGTGGTGGGAACAGGAAACCGATCGCACGCTTGCCTATGACGTGCCGACTTACTACGGCCGCCGCTCAATGCACGAAGTGCTTGAACGCACCGCATGGCATAGCGCGCAACACACCCGGCAGGTCATGCTCATGCTTGAAAGCGGAGGAGTCACTGTGGACCGACCCTTGAGCGCGGACGACCTCGGGGGCCTGCCTTTGCCGGACGAAGTCTGGGACAGATAA
- a CDS encoding LysR family transcriptional regulator → MHSIDPLSLRLFVAVAEAGTIAAAAEREHIAAAAVSRRISEIEAMFGVPLLHRTNKGVVPTEAGERLAALALSALHHFDDIALQMRDFTNGLSGMVRIAANNSSIVQFLPQDIQSFAASHPNVRLQVDEKPSTQVVRAIADNAADIGVFTAVPHGRAIQTLPYRTDNLVLVTPPGHALSLRNSIAFAEALDFEFVVLPADTAISQCLTRAANEDGRAVNVRIQVTGYDAQCLMIGAGLGLGVMPDAVARQHARSSGLCVVALTDKWAVRELLIGMRSLDALPEACRKLVAHLAAV, encoded by the coding sequence ATGCATTCGATCGATCCGCTTTCGCTGAGACTCTTCGTCGCGGTTGCCGAGGCGGGCACCATTGCCGCCGCGGCTGAACGTGAACACATTGCGGCAGCCGCGGTAAGTCGACGTATCAGCGAGATTGAAGCCATGTTCGGCGTGCCTTTATTGCATCGCACGAATAAGGGCGTAGTGCCGACCGAAGCGGGTGAACGCCTCGCTGCTTTGGCGCTTAGCGCGCTGCATCATTTCGACGATATTGCCCTGCAAATGCGCGACTTCACCAATGGCCTTAGCGGTATGGTGCGCATCGCGGCGAACAACTCGTCCATCGTGCAATTCCTGCCTCAGGATATTCAGTCTTTCGCGGCCAGTCATCCCAATGTTCGCTTGCAAGTGGACGAAAAGCCCAGCACGCAAGTCGTGCGCGCGATCGCCGATAACGCGGCCGACATAGGCGTCTTTACAGCCGTGCCGCATGGTCGTGCTATTCAGACGCTTCCCTATCGTACCGACAATCTCGTGCTCGTCACGCCGCCGGGTCACGCGCTTTCGCTAAGAAATTCGATAGCTTTCGCCGAAGCACTAGACTTCGAATTCGTCGTCTTGCCAGCCGATACTGCTATAAGCCAATGTCTTACGCGAGCCGCGAACGAAGATGGCCGCGCCGTCAACGTGCGCATTCAGGTGACAGGCTACGATGCCCAATGTCTGATGATCGGTGCAGGCCTTGGTCTTGGTGTCATGCCCGATGCAGTCGCACGCCAACATGCAAGGTCCTCGGGACTCTGCGTCGTCGCTTTAACGGATAAATGGGCCGTGCGTGAACTCCTGATAGGAATGCGCTCGCTCGATGCCCTGCCCGAAGCCTGCAGAAAACTCGTCGCGCATCTGGCGGCCGTATAA
- a CDS encoding GntR family transcriptional regulator yields the protein MSATRVKIVQDEPPVATANGTNPVKRNTTELAYAELRRRIIESELTPGSYMLEQELGLMLGFSRTPIREAAIRLQGEGLVQIVPRHGIRIVPTSISDIRNIYQVLISLESTAASLIASNKGVDITPLVTACEAMSAAYERGDMLAWAAADEVFHETLVALSGNARLQSVVMNCRDQVHRVRRFTQMVKPHPQPVKSVQEHYGIIDAIQCGDAAKASALYRAHRERGWRDQTSVLQQFGIQQA from the coding sequence ATGAGCGCCACGCGCGTAAAGATCGTGCAGGACGAGCCTCCGGTCGCAACCGCTAACGGAACGAACCCCGTCAAGCGCAACACGACCGAGCTTGCATATGCCGAATTACGCCGCAGAATCATCGAAAGCGAATTGACGCCTGGTTCCTACATGCTCGAACAGGAACTCGGTTTGATGCTGGGCTTCAGCCGCACGCCGATTCGCGAAGCCGCAATTCGTCTGCAGGGCGAGGGACTCGTGCAGATCGTGCCTAGGCATGGCATTCGTATCGTGCCAACTTCCATCTCCGACATCAGGAACATCTACCAGGTCCTCATCAGCCTGGAATCGACGGCTGCCAGCCTTATTGCGTCGAACAAGGGCGTGGACATCACACCCCTTGTCACCGCGTGCGAGGCGATGAGCGCGGCATACGAACGCGGCGACATGTTGGCTTGGGCTGCCGCCGACGAAGTCTTTCACGAAACGCTTGTCGCGCTTAGCGGGAATGCCCGATTGCAAAGCGTGGTCATGAATTGTCGCGATCAAGTGCATCGCGTGCGACGCTTTACGCAAATGGTCAAACCGCATCCGCAACCCGTGAAATCCGTGCAAGAGCATTACGGCATCATCGACGCGATTCAATGCGGCGATGCGGCAAAGGCAAGCGCGCTATATCGTGCACATCGAGAGCGCGGCTGGCGCGACCAAACGAGCGTACTGCAACAATTCGGCATTCAACAGGCCTGA
- a CDS encoding ABC transporter substrate-binding protein codes for MSLAAASVCATHVQAAPLTVTHWGDGMYGVPFAVAMEKGFFKEANVDVTGFITSEGGGTTVRNAMASEIPYGEVALPAAISAVKQGVDLTIVHGGVQSLADLVWVELKNGTITNIKQMKGKTIGYSSPKSTTDTVVTIALDRAGLAGQVQRKPVGSSSGMLTSLQQGAVDVAYMTEPSYSGKKDQLRIAFRSSDIVPNETQTVGIVRTDYLKSHPEVIRGIINARRKAVQYIAAHREESAQILAKQYKMDPAVATSAVNNVLESDPKYWSEGSFDRKGMEEVLKGLILVKAIPEGPFDWSKIVDESLLPADLQTKK; via the coding sequence ATGTCTCTCGCTGCTGCGTCCGTTTGCGCGACGCATGTGCAGGCCGCGCCGCTTACCGTGACGCATTGGGGTGACGGCATGTATGGCGTGCCTTTTGCGGTCGCCATGGAAAAAGGCTTCTTCAAGGAAGCCAACGTGGACGTAACGGGCTTCATCACATCGGAAGGCGGCGGCACCACCGTGCGCAATGCGATGGCTTCCGAAATTCCTTATGGCGAGGTCGCCCTGCCGGCCGCTATTTCCGCAGTCAAGCAAGGTGTCGATCTGACAATTGTGCATGGCGGTGTGCAGAGTCTCGCCGACCTTGTCTGGGTGGAACTAAAGAACGGCACCATCACCAACATCAAACAAATGAAGGGCAAGACTATCGGCTATAGCAGCCCGAAGTCGACTACGGATACGGTCGTGACGATTGCGTTAGACCGTGCAGGTCTCGCAGGCCAAGTGCAGCGCAAGCCGGTCGGTAGTTCTAGCGGTATGCTGACTTCGCTGCAACAAGGCGCTGTCGATGTCGCTTACATGACGGAGCCTTCGTATAGCGGGAAAAAAGATCAGTTGCGCATTGCTTTTCGCTCTTCCGATATCGTGCCTAACGAGACACAGACCGTGGGCATCGTGCGCACCGACTATCTCAAGTCGCATCCCGAGGTGATACGCGGAATTATCAATGCGCGTCGCAAGGCGGTGCAGTACATTGCCGCGCACCGTGAAGAATCGGCGCAGATTCTGGCGAAGCAATACAAGATGGACCCCGCTGTCGCGACGTCGGCGGTCAATAACGTGCTCGAGTCCGATCCGAAATACTGGAGCGAAGGAAGCTTCGATCGCAAAGGCATGGAAGAAGTGCTCAAGGGCCTGATACTCGTCAAGGCCATTCCGGAAGGCCCGTTCGATTGGTCGAAGATCGTCGACGAGTCTCTGCTTCCCGCCGATCTGCAAACGAAAAAGTGA
- a CDS encoding ABC transporter ATP-binding protein, producing the protein MTDVTRIYPGIAGKPPFHALGPVSLELRAGEFFSVVGPSGCGKSTLLDVLAGLNPASGGTVEFEGHAVGREVPDGVAVVFQEDASFPWLNVFDNAAFAARRAGVAENEVKARVDHALSFMGLKSFARVYPAQLSGGMRQRVCIARAMVVRPRLMLLDEPFGALDQQTRLLMGDEMLKLWRDTGATIMLITHSIDEAVLLSDRIGVMSACPGRFISTIETCWPRLRDSKIALDARFGELTAQVWGLLREEAMKALGSQS; encoded by the coding sequence GTGACCGATGTCACGCGCATTTATCCCGGCATTGCAGGCAAGCCTCCTTTTCATGCGCTCGGCCCCGTAAGTTTGGAATTGCGCGCGGGTGAATTCTTTTCGGTTGTCGGCCCTTCCGGTTGCGGTAAGTCCACTTTGCTGGATGTGCTCGCAGGCCTTAATCCCGCAAGCGGCGGCACTGTCGAATTCGAAGGGCATGCAGTGGGACGCGAGGTTCCGGATGGCGTGGCCGTCGTGTTTCAGGAAGACGCGAGCTTTCCATGGCTCAACGTCTTCGACAACGCAGCCTTTGCCGCGCGTCGCGCAGGCGTGGCAGAGAACGAAGTAAAGGCGCGCGTCGATCATGCATTGTCTTTCATGGGTCTCAAGTCTTTCGCGCGTGTTTATCCCGCGCAACTCTCAGGCGGAATGCGGCAACGCGTTTGCATTGCGCGCGCCATGGTCGTGCGTCCGCGTCTCATGTTGCTCGACGAACCATTCGGCGCATTAGATCAGCAGACACGTCTCCTCATGGGCGATGAAATGCTCAAGCTTTGGCGCGATACGGGCGCGACCATCATGCTCATTACGCATTCGATCGACGAAGCGGTGCTGCTGTCCGATCGCATTGGTGTGATGTCAGCGTGTCCGGGACGCTTCATATCGACCATTGAAACCTGCTGGCCGCGTCTTCGCGACAGCAAGATCGCACTCGATGCGCGCTTCGGCGAACTGACCGCGCAAGTGTGGGGTCTGTTGCGCGAAGAGGCCATGAAAGCGCTAGGGAGCCAGTCATGA
- a CDS encoding ABC transporter permease: protein MSVAARWRVGIVIGFILLLEIATRFAWINPVSFIPPSRMAVSAWDVLASGQYTVDIVQTLSSALLAVALAVVVGFIGGVLLFRLPRARRVLDPLLLSYYAVPVFVLYPILIVIFGLNRWPLVGIGFLFAVVAMAVNTLNGLERVPRVLLRTARVCRLNTLDEVRLITLPASLPFVFTGIKLTVVYAFIAVVAGEFVLSGSGFGYQIAFAYNAFDNSTMYGLMLLMLIFVATLNALLRTAETRLYRRIRREAA from the coding sequence ATGAGCGTTGCCGCACGCTGGCGCGTGGGAATAGTCATCGGCTTCATTTTGTTGCTGGAGATAGCGACTCGTTTTGCATGGATCAATCCTGTCTCATTCATTCCGCCTTCGCGTATGGCGGTGAGCGCCTGGGACGTTCTCGCGTCAGGGCAATACACCGTGGATATCGTGCAGACGCTTAGCAGCGCATTGCTGGCGGTTGCGCTTGCGGTGGTAGTGGGCTTTATCGGCGGCGTGTTGCTGTTCAGATTGCCGCGCGCAAGGCGTGTGCTGGACCCGTTGCTGCTTTCCTACTATGCGGTGCCCGTCTTCGTGCTGTATCCGATCTTGATCGTGATCTTCGGCTTGAACCGCTGGCCTCTGGTCGGCATCGGGTTTCTCTTTGCGGTCGTCGCCATGGCCGTAAATACTTTGAATGGTCTTGAACGTGTGCCTCGTGTGCTGTTGCGCACGGCGCGCGTATGCCGCTTGAATACGCTAGACGAGGTGCGCCTCATCACCTTGCCCGCGAGTCTTCCGTTCGTATTTACAGGCATCAAGCTCACCGTGGTCTACGCGTTCATCGCGGTGGTAGCGGGTGAATTCGTGTTGTCCGGGTCGGGCTTCGGTTATCAAATCGCATTCGCCTACAACGCGTTCGACAATTCGACGATGTACGGCCTCATGCTCCTGATGCTGATCTTCGTTGCCACGCTCAACGCCCTTTTACGCACAGCGGAAACGCGTCTCTATCGGCGCATCAGAAGGGAGGCCGCATGA
- a CDS encoding ABC transporter permease, producing the protein MSTVVVTHTARPRHTRRWMDALVLVVVLVGLWQGASGWLGPDVLTTPLHTVQRAMHIVSDPDFPESLYVTSLAFASAFAISAVAGVFLGLFLGVRRLAGEVMEPLMMGFYSIPKVTLYPVVLLACGLGLWAKIVFGVIHGIVPITLFTMNAVKNMPPIYARAARTYRMNPMDFARHVLLPACVPEVVAGLRIGFSLTLLGTLIGEMFASQSGIGRMLMIAMNRNETSTIMALALMLFVFATLVNLMFLKWQRHLTHSD; encoded by the coding sequence ATGAGCACTGTCGTCGTCACGCATACGGCAAGGCCGCGACACACGCGGCGATGGATGGACGCGCTCGTGCTCGTCGTGGTGCTGGTCGGGCTTTGGCAAGGCGCAAGCGGGTGGCTTGGCCCCGATGTGCTGACCACGCCGCTGCATACCGTCCAACGTGCAATGCATATAGTCAGCGACCCGGATTTTCCGGAAAGCCTCTATGTCACATCGCTTGCCTTTGCTTCGGCGTTCGCCATCTCTGCCGTAGCAGGCGTTTTTCTCGGTCTGTTTCTTGGCGTGCGACGCTTGGCCGGTGAGGTGATGGAGCCGCTAATGATGGGCTTTTATTCCATTCCCAAGGTCACGCTTTATCCGGTCGTGCTGCTCGCTTGCGGTCTCGGGTTATGGGCCAAGATCGTATTCGGTGTGATACACGGGATCGTTCCGATTACGCTCTTCACCATGAACGCGGTAAAGAATATGCCGCCTATATACGCACGCGCGGCCCGCACTTACCGCATGAACCCGATGGATTTCGCGCGTCATGTGTTGCTGCCCGCATGCGTGCCTGAAGTCGTAGCGGGACTGCGCATCGGCTTTTCGCTTACCTTGCTTGGCACGCTTATCGGCGAGATGTTCGCGTCGCAAAGCGGTATCGGCCGCATGTTGATGATCGCCATGAACCGCAACGAAACGAGCACGATCATGGCGCTTGCGCTCATGCTTTTCGTGTTCGCCACACTGGTAAATCTCATGTTCCTCAAATGGCAGCGTCATCTCACGCATAGCGATTGA
- the leuC gene encoding 3-isopropylmalate dehydratase large subunit, whose translation MHTLFDKLWDSHTIAHLAGGADLLHVDRHLMHELTGVEAVRVLEKRGLGVDSPALTFATVDHVISTAPGRRAGDADWSTEMVESMRTQMTHHAIPIFDIGQAGLQGIVHVIGPELGLSLPGTSIVCADSHTCTHGAMGALAFGIGSTEVVHVLATQTIRQKRPKTMRVRFNGKLREGVTAKDMILYLIGKIGAAGGTGYAVEYAGDAVEALSMEGRLTLCNLSIELGSKFGLVAPDEITFTYLRDKPYAPQGEQFDQAVADWRMLASDSEAQFDREIGIDASSIGVQVTWGTSPEHVIALDDVIPDPASLDDESRRHAAENAIDYMGVRAGQHLDELSVDRVFIGSCTNSRIEDLRAAAHVVHGQHVAGNVKAWVVPGSLTVARQAEQEGLDAIFRAAGFEWREPGCSMCVGANGDVVGRGERCVSTSNRNFIGRQGPGARTHLASPAVAAASAIAGHIAAPRVRQTEGASR comes from the coding sequence ATGCATACGCTCTTCGACAAGTTGTGGGACAGTCATACCATTGCTCATCTCGCAGGTGGCGCCGATCTGCTGCACGTGGATCGTCATCTGATGCACGAGCTCACCGGCGTGGAAGCGGTCCGCGTGCTTGAAAAGCGCGGCCTTGGCGTGGATAGTCCCGCGCTTACCTTCGCCACCGTCGATCATGTGATTTCGACGGCCCCAGGACGCCGCGCAGGCGATGCCGACTGGAGCACCGAGATGGTCGAATCGATGCGCACGCAGATGACGCATCACGCGATTCCCATCTTTGACATAGGCCAGGCAGGCCTTCAGGGCATCGTGCATGTGATCGGACCGGAGCTCGGCCTTTCTTTGCCAGGAACGTCCATCGTTTGCGCGGATAGTCATACATGCACGCATGGTGCAATGGGCGCGCTTGCCTTCGGTATCGGTTCGACGGAGGTCGTGCATGTGCTTGCGACGCAAACCATTCGACAGAAGCGCCCAAAGACGATGCGTGTGCGCTTCAATGGCAAGCTGCGCGAAGGCGTGACCGCGAAGGACATGATTCTGTATCTCATCGGAAAGATTGGCGCGGCTGGCGGCACGGGCTATGCCGTCGAATACGCGGGCGATGCGGTCGAAGCATTGAGCATGGAAGGCCGCCTCACACTGTGCAATCTAAGCATCGAGCTGGGGTCCAAGTTTGGCCTCGTCGCGCCCGATGAAATTACGTTCACTTATCTGCGCGACAAGCCTTATGCACCGCAAGGCGAGCAGTTCGACCAGGCTGTCGCCGACTGGAGGATGCTTGCAAGCGATTCGGAGGCACAGTTCGATCGCGAGATCGGTATCGATGCGTCGTCCATCGGCGTACAGGTCACGTGGGGCACGAGTCCCGAACACGTGATTGCGCTGGACGATGTCATACCCGACCCCGCATCGCTCGATGATGAATCGCGCCGTCATGCCGCCGAAAATGCGATCGACTACATGGGCGTGCGTGCCGGACAGCATCTGGATGAACTAAGCGTGGACCGCGTATTCATAGGCTCGTGTACGAATAGCCGCATCGAAGACTTGCGTGCGGCAGCACATGTGGTCCATGGTCAGCATGTCGCCGGCAACGTGAAGGCTTGGGTCGTGCCGGGATCGCTCACGGTGGCGCGTCAAGCCGAGCAGGAAGGGCTCGATGCGATCTTCCGTGCCGCTGGCTTCGAATGGCGCGAGCCGGGCTGTTCGATGTGCGTGGGCGCAAATGGCGACGTGGTTGGGCGTGGCGAACGTTGCGTATCGACCTCGAATCGCAATTTTATTGGCAGGCAAGGTCCCGGTGCGCGTACGCATCTGGCTAGCCCTGCAGTTGCCGCAGCTAGCGCCATTGCGGGGCATATCGCCGCGCCACGTGTGCGTCAAACGGAAGGGGCGTCGCGATGA
- the leuD gene encoding 3-isopropylmalate dehydratase small subunit: MKAVTIISGAAAPLMRDNVDTDLIIRIERISQLVRGQLGPYLLETLRYRGDGPQSGEREDFVLNQPAFRSACTVLGGSNFGCGSSREMAVWALEEAGIRCVIASSFGDIFYNNCLQNGLLPVRLDAAEIERIAVAASDGTPIEVDLGALEIRAHGLETIHFEFDPAQQRALLEGLDEIDQTRLLADDIARFLLKDRKARSWAYFA; encoded by the coding sequence ATGAAAGCGGTGACGATCATCTCCGGAGCAGCGGCTCCGCTCATGCGAGATAACGTCGATACGGATCTCATCATCCGCATCGAAAGAATTTCGCAACTCGTGCGCGGACAGTTGGGACCTTATCTGCTCGAGACCTTGCGTTATCGCGGCGACGGTCCGCAAAGTGGTGAACGTGAGGACTTCGTTCTCAATCAGCCCGCATTCAGAAGTGCATGCACAGTCCTCGGTGGTAGCAACTTCGGTTGTGGCAGCTCGCGCGAAATGGCGGTGTGGGCGCTAGAGGAAGCGGGCATTCGATGCGTCATCGCTTCATCGTTCGGCGACATCTTCTATAACAACTGTCTTCAGAACGGACTGCTTCCTGTGCGACTCGACGCTGCCGAGATCGAGCGCATAGCGGTTGCTGCTAGCGATGGAACGCCCATCGAGGTCGATCTCGGTGCGCTCGAAATTCGCGCACATGGGTTGGAAACGATTCACTTCGAATTCGATCCGGCACAGCAGCGAGCGCTTCTGGAAGGACTCGACGAGATCGATCAGACGCGCCTTCTTGCAGATGATATTGCGCGCTTTCTTTTGAAGGATCGAAAAGCGCGCAGTTGGGCTTACTTCGCTTGA
- a CDS encoding oxaloacetate decarboxylase produces the protein MTRSARFRELFKEGPFVCMGAHDALTAMLAEQAGAKSLYVSGFVASGVIAGQADIGVLSQTEMFEHIRRICRVTTVPIFADADTGYGGILDVQRTIRLWEEAGASVLHLEDQALPKKCGHYAGKQLVSKDEMVLKLRAMIEARTDPDFFIVARTDAIAVTGIDDAIARLEAYAEAGADGLYADAPESLEHMRELTRRLKPLGKPILFNQARTGKSPFVSMKEAYEIGFDYTLAPIESMLAMHKAVKEVMIDFMREGTTDAIADRLTTFEEYNRFVGLDKAMEVEKHFATS, from the coding sequence TTGACCCGTTCAGCCCGTTTTCGCGAATTATTCAAAGAGGGCCCATTCGTTTGCATGGGCGCGCACGATGCGTTGACCGCGATGCTAGCGGAACAGGCAGGCGCCAAGTCGCTATACGTTAGCGGTTTCGTTGCCTCCGGCGTGATTGCAGGGCAGGCGGATATCGGCGTACTCTCGCAGACGGAAATGTTCGAGCATATCCGCCGCATTTGCCGCGTGACGACGGTGCCCATATTCGCGGATGCAGATACAGGCTACGGCGGCATCCTCGACGTGCAGCGCACGATCCGTCTATGGGAAGAAGCGGGCGCATCGGTGCTGCATCTCGAGGATCAAGCATTGCCCAAGAAATGTGGACACTATGCGGGCAAGCAGCTCGTATCGAAGGACGAGATGGTACTCAAGTTGCGCGCAATGATCGAGGCGCGCACCGATCCGGACTTCTTCATCGTGGCCCGTACGGATGCGATTGCAGTAACCGGAATCGACGATGCGATCGCGCGGCTCGAAGCCTACGCGGAAGCAGGCGCGGATGGCCTCTATGCCGATGCGCCCGAAAGCCTCGAACACATGCGCGAGCTCACGCGTCGTCTCAAGCCGCTAGGCAAGCCGATTCTTTTCAATCAGGCGCGAACGGGAAAGAGTCCGTTCGTCTCGATGAAAGAGGCCTACGAAATAGGCTTCGATTACACCCTCGCCCCAATCGAGTCGATGCTTGCCATGCATAAAGCTGTCAAGGAAGTCATGATCGATTTCATGCGCGAAGGCACGACAGATGCCATTGCAGACCGGCTCACGACCTTCGAGGAATACAACCGCTTTGTCGGGCTCGACAAAGCGATGGAAGTCGAGAAGCACTTTGCGACCTCGTAA